The Armatimonas rosea genome includes a window with the following:
- the odhB gene encoding 2-oxoglutarate dehydrogenase complex dihydrolipoyllysine-residue succinyltransferase has product MPLEIVVPQMGESIVEATVAQWLKKPGEAVKAREALVELETDKVNQVIEADADGVLTQILAEVGATVAVGQAIGVLEAGATAAPAPTSGGASAVASPAPPSAGADATPVAAAMAAANNVPLDGVAGTGPAGKIGKADVEAKIATPKAVAPPVAAPAPAPPSDGGGGGRPIERIPMARKRKTIAANLKHAQNTAAILTTFNEVDMSKVMELRARRKTDFEGRFGVGLGFMSFFTKATIGALKQFPMVNAEIDDARGEIILKKYYDIGIAVGLEDGLVVPIIRDADKLSFAAIEKKIKELAGKAKEGKLGLSDLTGGSFSITNGGTFGSMLSTPILNYPQVGILGMHNIVKRPVVVGDEIVIRPIMYLALSYDHRIIDGSTAVRFLVKIKELIEDPETLLLEG; this is encoded by the coding sequence ATGCCGCTTGAAATAGTGGTCCCCCAGATGGGCGAGTCTATCGTCGAGGCGACGGTGGCACAGTGGCTGAAGAAGCCGGGTGAGGCCGTGAAGGCGCGCGAGGCACTGGTTGAGCTGGAGACGGATAAAGTCAACCAGGTGATCGAGGCCGACGCCGACGGGGTCCTGACCCAGATCCTCGCCGAGGTCGGAGCCACGGTCGCCGTGGGCCAAGCAATCGGCGTTCTGGAAGCCGGCGCGACCGCCGCCCCCGCCCCCACAAGTGGGGGAGCCTCAGCCGTAGCTAGCCCTGCTCCTCCAAGTGCGGGAGCAGACGCCACACCGGTTGCGGCAGCGATGGCAGCGGCCAACAATGTCCCCCTCGACGGTGTCGCAGGCACTGGCCCTGCAGGCAAGATTGGCAAGGCCGATGTCGAGGCGAAGATTGCGACGCCCAAGGCAGTCGCGCCGCCCGTTGCCGCTCCCGCTCCAGCTCCCCCGTCGGACGGGGGCGGGGGGGGCCGCCCGATCGAGCGTATCCCGATGGCACGCAAGCGCAAGACCATCGCGGCCAACCTGAAGCACGCTCAGAACACCGCCGCTATTCTCACGACCTTCAACGAAGTGGACATGAGCAAGGTCATGGAGCTACGCGCACGCCGCAAGACCGACTTCGAGGGCCGCTTTGGCGTGGGGCTGGGCTTCATGAGCTTCTTCACCAAGGCGACTATCGGCGCTCTGAAGCAGTTCCCGATGGTCAACGCCGAGATCGACGATGCCCGCGGAGAGATTATCCTCAAGAAGTACTACGATATCGGGATCGCGGTCGGGCTGGAAGATGGCCTCGTCGTCCCGATCATCCGCGATGCCGACAAGCTCAGCTTCGCCGCAATTGAGAAGAAAATTAAAGAATTGGCGGGCAAGGCAAAAGAGGGCAAGCTTGGCCTCTCCGACCTGACCGGTGGCTCGTTCTCGATCACCAACGGCGGAACCTTCGGCTCCATGCTCTCCACCCCGATCCTAAACTACCCGCAGGTCGGGATTCTGGGGATGCACAATATCGTCAAGCGCCCCGTCGTGGTCGGCGATGAGATCGTCATCCGCCCGATCATGTATCTGGCGCTCAGCTACGACCACCGCATCATCGACGGCAGCACCGCGGTCCGGTTCCTGGTGAAGATCAAAGAGCTGATCGAGGACCCAGAGACCCTTCTCCTGGAAGGCTAG
- a CDS encoding 2-oxoglutarate dehydrogenase E1 component, which yields MKTLLDFHGPNAGYALDLYEQYQRDPASVDAETRAFFSQGFSPDSPPSAPPSTGSPAPEPLTANQVEVIVRVGRIARLVREMGHSEATLDPLGIHPPPGDPELSLSYHGLTEADIASLPASVVGGPCAEGAANALEALNRLRAVYSGTVGYEDDHIQIPEERNWFREAVESQRYFATITDEDRKTLLEQLTAVDSFEQFLERVQPYKGQKRFSIEGIDMLVPVLNTLIHEAAKAGTRELVMGMAHRGRLNVLTHVLGKPYAQILAEFPTDPRAIDALEGSGGETHAYTGDVKYHKGFRLTYKNGGSVSMPVTLAPNPSHLEFVNPAVVGRARAAQESRDSAGQPKRDILASLAVQVHGDAAFPGQGVVAETLNLSQLSGYRVGGTIHIIANNQIGFTTNPTDGRSTMYASDLAKGFEIPIIHVNADDPEACLAVTRLAVAYRQKFGKDFLIDLVGYRRLGHNEQEEPAFTQPRMYEKIRSFSRLYAKWGQELVKRGLLTEAEVKALSDAAWQRLEEAKAIALETGYPKHEDHPHTEGDPWQVATAVPAERLAATNAFLNAVPESFTIDSKLEKAFLGGRRTALDGERKIVWAHAEALAYASILEEGTPIRLTGQDTQRGTFTQRQLVWHDIQSGKTYCAHQHLPGATASLAVYNSPLSETAALGFEYGYSVHAEGTLVLWEAQFGDFVNGAQVIIDQFIVSGKAKWEQNPTVVLLLPHGYEGAGPEHSSARLERFLLQCAGDNLRVANCSTAAQYFHLLRRQAATLKTDPRPLVVMTPKSLLRHARAAATVTELAEGGFQAVLDDTRDPGRKKNVTRLVLCSGKVYYDLVYGAAPQYTERPDYLAAEGVAIARVEQLYPFPSEDLEALVASYPSVQEVVWLQEEPQNMGAWTFVAPRLEKLLGFKPRYIGRPEEASPAEGSQTTHNTEQHRIATEAFLNVPARKRAK from the coding sequence ATGAAGACACTGCTGGATTTCCATGGCCCCAACGCCGGGTACGCCCTTGATCTGTACGAACAATATCAGCGCGACCCTGCCTCCGTCGATGCAGAGACACGCGCTTTCTTTAGCCAGGGTTTCTCCCCGGATAGCCCCCCGAGTGCGCCACCAAGCACGGGGAGCCCCGCCCCCGAGCCCCTGACTGCCAACCAGGTCGAGGTGATCGTCCGGGTGGGTAGGATCGCACGGCTCGTCCGAGAGATGGGCCACTCCGAAGCGACCCTCGACCCGCTCGGCATCCACCCTCCCCCCGGCGACCCCGAGCTCTCCCTGAGCTACCACGGGCTCACCGAGGCCGATATCGCGTCCCTACCGGCCAGCGTGGTCGGTGGTCCTTGTGCGGAGGGCGCGGCCAACGCGCTCGAAGCGCTCAACCGGCTCCGGGCAGTCTACTCCGGCACGGTGGGCTACGAAGACGACCACATCCAGATCCCGGAGGAGCGCAACTGGTTCCGCGAGGCGGTCGAGAGCCAGCGCTACTTTGCGACCATCACCGACGAGGACCGTAAGACGCTTCTGGAGCAGCTCACGGCGGTCGATAGCTTCGAGCAGTTTCTGGAGCGCGTCCAGCCCTACAAGGGACAGAAGCGCTTCTCCATCGAGGGGATCGACATGCTGGTTCCCGTGCTCAACACCCTCATCCACGAGGCCGCGAAGGCGGGAACCCGTGAGCTGGTGATGGGCATGGCGCACCGCGGGCGTCTCAATGTCCTCACCCATGTGCTGGGCAAGCCCTACGCCCAGATCCTGGCCGAGTTCCCCACCGACCCCCGCGCCATCGATGCGCTCGAGGGCTCCGGCGGCGAGACCCATGCCTACACGGGCGATGTGAAGTACCACAAGGGCTTCCGGCTGACCTACAAGAACGGCGGCTCGGTCTCGATGCCCGTGACACTGGCTCCCAACCCCAGCCACCTGGAGTTTGTCAACCCCGCCGTGGTCGGGCGGGCGCGTGCGGCGCAAGAGAGCCGCGACAGTGCCGGTCAGCCCAAGCGCGATATCCTGGCATCGCTTGCCGTACAGGTCCATGGCGATGCGGCCTTCCCCGGCCAGGGCGTGGTCGCCGAGACCCTGAACCTCTCCCAGCTCTCGGGCTACCGGGTGGGGGGGACGATCCATATCATCGCCAACAACCAGATCGGCTTCACCACCAACCCCACCGATGGCCGCTCGACCATGTACGCCAGCGACCTGGCCAAGGGCTTTGAGATCCCCATTATCCACGTGAACGCCGACGATCCCGAGGCGTGTCTGGCGGTGACCCGACTGGCCGTGGCGTACCGGCAGAAGTTCGGAAAAGACTTCCTGATCGACCTGGTCGGCTACCGGCGGCTCGGGCATAACGAGCAGGAAGAGCCCGCCTTCACCCAGCCCCGGATGTACGAGAAGATTCGCTCGTTCTCGCGCCTCTACGCCAAGTGGGGCCAGGAGCTGGTGAAGCGTGGTCTGCTCACCGAGGCGGAGGTCAAGGCGCTCAGCGATGCGGCGTGGCAGCGGCTGGAAGAGGCCAAGGCGATCGCGCTGGAGACCGGCTACCCCAAGCACGAGGACCACCCCCACACCGAGGGCGATCCCTGGCAGGTGGCCACGGCGGTTCCCGCCGAGCGCCTCGCCGCAACCAATGCCTTCCTGAATGCGGTCCCCGAGAGCTTCACGATCGACAGCAAGCTGGAGAAGGCATTTTTGGGCGGCCGGCGCACGGCCCTGGATGGCGAGCGTAAGATTGTCTGGGCCCACGCCGAGGCGCTGGCCTACGCATCAATTCTGGAAGAAGGCACGCCGATCCGCCTGACCGGCCAGGACACGCAGCGCGGTACCTTCACCCAGCGCCAGCTTGTCTGGCACGATATCCAAAGCGGCAAGACCTACTGCGCCCACCAGCACCTTCCCGGCGCGACAGCATCCCTGGCGGTCTACAACTCACCCCTCTCTGAGACCGCGGCACTGGGCTTTGAGTACGGCTACTCCGTGCACGCCGAGGGGACCCTCGTGCTCTGGGAGGCGCAGTTTGGCGACTTTGTCAATGGCGCGCAGGTGATTATCGACCAGTTCATTGTCAGCGGCAAGGCCAAGTGGGAACAAAACCCGACCGTGGTCCTGCTCCTGCCCCACGGCTACGAAGGCGCCGGCCCCGAGCACTCATCGGCGCGCCTGGAGCGCTTCCTGCTCCAGTGTGCGGGCGACAACCTGCGGGTGGCGAACTGCTCGACCGCCGCGCAGTACTTCCACCTGCTCCGCCGCCAGGCCGCGACCCTCAAGACCGACCCGCGCCCCCTCGTGGTGATGACCCCCAAGAGCCTCCTGCGCCACGCCCGCGCCGCCGCGACCGTCACCGAGCTTGCCGAGGGCGGCTTCCAGGCGGTCCTCGACGATACCCGGGACCCAGGGCGCAAGAAAAACGTGACACGCCTGGTGCTCTGCTCAGGGAAGGTCTACTACGACCTGGTCTATGGTGCGGCCCCGCAGTACACCGAGCGGCCGGACTATCTCGCGGCGGAGGGCGTGGCGATTGCCCGTGTGGAGCAGCTCTACCCCTTCCCCAGCGAAGACCTAGAGGCACTTGTCGCCAGCTACCCGTCGGTGCAGGAAGTGGTCTGGCTGCAAGAGGAGCCGCAGAACATGGGCGCCTGGACCTTTGTCGCGCCTCGCCTGGAGAAGCTCCTGGGCTTCAAGCCACGCTACATCGGGCGGCCTGAGGAAGCGAGCCCCGCCGAGGGCTCCCAGACCACCCACAACACCGAACAGCACCGGATCGCCACTGAGGCGTTCCTCAATGTCCCTGCAAGAAAGAGAGCAAAGTAG
- a CDS encoding O-antigen ligase family protein yields the protein MIQKVGLYALLLALALAPFLGGNPAGEQYGSDAGLGALRILVLIAALLAPSPSPTTTSPDRSTSPGSLRLATPSGFAKGGLGLWLAVGWAALSLLVHSKFFTSQTLLFAQIPAVLDLLCGALVFSLAAKSDEGQRQKLGIALVIGLGIHSLMAAQQYGDHKRVGEDWFRATGLFFSANFSAGFLALLLPLAFALCLRATHRLAALGFGVASVLGFGALIASGSRVGIVAALLGLVIALIIANPLAPAQRGNLPRLGVLLLACLVLGFGFKGALTSRATKTGGQTDTARKSPLDDPFRTWTWRGTGKMALANPVFGTGPGTFSAVYPRYAEVKLTGHAHQSYLQLAAESGIPALLGALATVLLTILAALRGARERLLTGALLGGVIAALLRGFFDSEWSILGNALPFWTVLGLIIAQAPLPATKAQTGEEGQRSKARGDGAQRAGIRVPAALGLLFALLNQASIYPPTPGPLAAAGKLAEAAELEPTPRWHFRMARIAEQQGDLAKAVAEFERARQADPNDLSTLRALAETKEKAGDNEGAKTTWQQLIAVSEGPAGKYRAISEITELAPAYAYAALGDWGKCADIIVAHSYTEPIYQLQAYNVVETDPAKALERGRTRHASLLALFETAMSHLPERSQEKTETLARLEKFFP from the coding sequence GTGATCCAGAAAGTCGGACTCTACGCCCTCCTGCTCGCCTTGGCGCTCGCCCCTTTTCTAGGAGGCAACCCTGCCGGCGAGCAGTATGGCAGCGATGCGGGCCTCGGGGCGCTACGGATTCTGGTGCTGATCGCGGCGCTTTTGGCCCCATCCCCTAGCCCCACGACGACCTCCCCCGACCGCTCTACCTCCCCCGGCTCGCTTAGGCTCGCCACCCCCTCCGGCTTCGCGAAGGGGGGCTTGGGTTTGTGGCTGGCGGTGGGCTGGGCGGCGCTGTCGCTGCTGGTGCACTCCAAGTTTTTCACCTCGCAGACGCTCCTCTTTGCGCAGATTCCGGCGGTGCTGGACCTGCTCTGCGGCGCGCTGGTCTTCTCGCTGGCCGCAAAGTCCGACGAGGGCCAGCGGCAGAAGCTTGGCATTGCGCTGGTGATAGGGCTGGGGATTCACTCCCTGATGGCGGCGCAGCAGTACGGAGACCATAAGAGGGTCGGTGAGGACTGGTTCCGCGCCACAGGGCTGTTTTTCTCCGCGAACTTCTCGGCGGGCTTTCTGGCTCTGCTCCTCCCGCTCGCCTTTGCGCTCTGCCTACGTGCCACGCACCGGCTCGCCGCACTCGGCTTCGGAGTCGCCAGTGTGCTAGGCTTTGGCGCCCTGATCGCCAGCGGCAGCCGTGTGGGAATAGTGGCGGCTCTCCTGGGGCTTGTCATCGCGTTGATTATCGCCAACCCGCTTGCCCCTGCCCAGCGGGGAAATCTCCCCCGCTTGGGCGTGCTCCTGCTCGCCTGTCTCGTGCTGGGCTTTGGGTTCAAGGGGGCGCTGACCTCGCGCGCCACCAAGACCGGCGGGCAGACCGACACGGCACGCAAGTCCCCGCTCGACGATCCCTTCCGCACGTGGACATGGCGAGGAACGGGAAAAATGGCGCTGGCGAACCCGGTCTTTGGCACCGGCCCGGGGACGTTCTCCGCGGTCTACCCACGCTACGCCGAGGTCAAGCTCACCGGCCATGCCCACCAGTCCTACCTGCAGCTCGCCGCTGAGAGCGGCATCCCCGCTCTACTTGGAGCCCTCGCCACGGTACTTCTCACGATTCTGGCCGCCCTTCGAGGAGCTCGTGAGAGGCTGCTCACTGGTGCCCTGCTCGGCGGTGTTATCGCCGCACTCCTCCGTGGCTTCTTCGACTCCGAGTGGAGCATCCTCGGCAACGCCCTCCCGTTCTGGACCGTCCTCGGCCTTATCATTGCCCAAGCCCCTCTTCCCGCGACGAAGGCGCAAACAGGGGAAGAGGGGCAGCGCTCTAAGGCGCGGGGAGATGGCGCGCAGCGGGCTGGCATTCGGGTTCCTGCCGCCCTAGGCCTGCTCTTTGCGCTCCTCAACCAAGCCAGCATCTACCCGCCTACACCGGGGCCGTTGGCGGCCGCGGGGAAGCTCGCCGAGGCGGCGGAGCTGGAGCCGACTCCGCGCTGGCACTTCCGCATGGCCCGCATCGCCGAGCAGCAAGGGGATCTCGCAAAAGCGGTCGCCGAGTTTGAGCGCGCACGTCAAGCCGATCCCAACGACCTATCGACCCTACGCGCCCTCGCCGAGACCAAAGAGAAAGCGGGCGATAATGAGGGTGCCAAGACCACCTGGCAGCAGCTCATCGCGGTCTCCGAGGGGCCGGCGGGGAAGTACCGCGCCATCAGCGAGATCACCGAGCTCGCTCCGGCCTACGCCTACGCCGCTCTGGGAGACTGGGGCAAGTGCGCCGATATTATTGTCGCCCACTCCTACACGGAACCAATCTACCAGCTCCAGGCATACAATGTCGTGGAGACCGATCCGGCCAAAGCCTTGGAGCGGGGGCGCACGCGGCACGCCAGCTTGCTCGCCCTTTTTGAGACCGCGATGAGCCATCTTCCCGAGCGCAGCCAAGAAAAAACAGAAACTCTGGCACGCTTAGAGAAGTTCTTCCCTTGA
- a CDS encoding glycosyltransferase produces MSWRAKDDLRECLKSVRGWETVVVDNASGDGSAEMVASEFPEVKLIALSENTGFSGGNNLALEGLDADYALLLNSDATVEPGGLERLLAFADATPDAGIIGPKVINPDGSIQYSCRRWPTFAAGMFRNVWLGRLFPGNKPASDYLMQDFDHASVRDVNWVSGCALLIRKTCLEQIGLLDAETFFMYCEDMDWSLRAHQGNWRVVFFPGCVVTHAIGKSSDNAAERMIREHSRSMWRFWKKHRAFFADKVPALLQPFVWSGIWLRAYVRIAKRRLTGVGKRDWRPKK; encoded by the coding sequence GTGAGCTGGAGAGCGAAGGACGACCTTCGTGAGTGCCTAAAAAGTGTCCGCGGCTGGGAGACCGTCGTGGTGGACAACGCGTCGGGCGATGGCAGTGCCGAAATGGTCGCGAGCGAGTTCCCCGAGGTCAAGCTTATCGCGCTCTCCGAGAACACCGGCTTCTCGGGCGGCAACAATCTCGCGCTGGAGGGCCTCGATGCCGACTACGCCCTACTCCTCAACTCCGATGCGACAGTCGAGCCGGGCGGGCTGGAGCGGCTTTTAGCCTTCGCCGATGCCACGCCCGATGCGGGCATTATCGGCCCCAAGGTCATCAACCCTGATGGCTCGATCCAGTACTCCTGTCGCCGCTGGCCCACGTTTGCTGCGGGGATGTTCCGCAATGTCTGGCTCGGGCGGCTCTTTCCGGGCAATAAGCCCGCGTCGGACTACCTGATGCAGGACTTCGACCATGCCAGTGTCCGCGATGTCAACTGGGTCTCGGGGTGTGCCCTGCTCATCCGAAAAACCTGCCTGGAGCAGATCGGCCTGCTTGATGCCGAGACATTCTTCATGTACTGTGAGGACATGGACTGGTCTCTCCGCGCGCACCAAGGCAACTGGCGCGTCGTCTTTTTCCCTGGCTGCGTCGTCACGCACGCCATCGGGAAGTCCTCGGACAACGCCGCCGAGCGCATGATCCGCGAGCACTCCCGCTCGATGTGGCGCTTCTGGAAAAAGCACCGTGCCTTCTTCGCCGATAAAGTCCCCGCGCTCCTACAGCCCTTTGTCTGGTCGGGGATCTGGCTCCGTGCCTACGTCCGCATCGCCAAGCGCCGCCTGACCGGGGTGGGCAAGCGAGACTGGAGACCCAAGAAGTGA
- a CDS encoding glycosyltransferase family 2 protein has translation MMRLSVIIVHWNTAPDLRECLTALREFSWRGGETEIVVVDNASRDGAVAMLAAEFPEVRVIANAENLIYAAATNQALRAATGDYFLLLNPDACVTEGAIDKLIGAQKAIVAAKLVSDDGSVQKSVRAFPTPLATITGSWTRLAFDYEKAGPAPQPMMSCLLFTRAVYEKLGGLDERFPLFFNDVDWSLRTERAGLETWYIPEAVVRHGHGGTTKRVRRSAVWESRRAWLRFLHKHFARDPLRPLATVAVTLDAWRRTGRWGKSLGKNGGETTPESLRRELESEGRPS, from the coding sequence ATGATGCGTCTCTCGGTGATTATTGTCCACTGGAACACAGCTCCTGATCTGCGGGAGTGTTTGACGGCGCTTCGGGAGTTTTCGTGGCGTGGCGGGGAGACGGAGATTGTTGTCGTGGACAATGCGTCGCGCGATGGCGCGGTGGCGATGCTGGCGGCGGAGTTTCCCGAGGTGCGGGTGATCGCAAACGCAGAAAATCTGATCTATGCCGCGGCGACGAACCAGGCGCTTCGTGCGGCGACGGGCGATTATTTTCTGTTGCTGAATCCCGATGCGTGTGTCACAGAAGGCGCGATTGACAAACTAATCGGGGCGCAAAAGGCGATTGTGGCAGCGAAATTAGTTTCGGATGATGGCTCGGTGCAGAAGTCCGTGCGGGCGTTTCCGACACCGCTGGCGACGATCACGGGAAGCTGGACGCGGCTGGCGTTTGACTATGAGAAGGCGGGGCCTGCGCCACAGCCGATGATGTCGTGCTTGCTGTTCACGCGAGCGGTCTACGAGAAGCTCGGGGGGCTGGATGAGCGCTTTCCGCTGTTCTTCAACGATGTGGACTGGAGCCTACGGACGGAACGGGCGGGGCTGGAAACGTGGTATATCCCGGAGGCAGTGGTGCGGCACGGGCACGGGGGAACTACCAAGCGCGTTCGGCGGTCTGCTGTCTGGGAGTCGCGGCGGGCCTGGCTGCGTTTCTTACATAAACACTTTGCGCGTGACCCGCTACGGCCTCTGGCGACAGTGGCGGTCACGCTGGACGCCTGGCGACGAACCGGGCGCTGGGGGAAATCGCTTGGAAAGAACGGGGGCGAGACCACGCCTGAGAGTCTGCGTCGTGAGCTGGAGAGCGAAGGACGACCTTCGTGA
- a CDS encoding tetratricopeptide repeat protein: protein MKRRFLLGVVALPLIFIGGSLVFFTIKNGKTPFETARAAQFAAAGMLSESEVAARLAKDPGDPIAHYNLAEKASQRKDFTKAIEERKLALLREPENPQLLLDTALDLRFAQRNDEARVYAERVIATKDPNLTPNAQKLLEKLNTLRKDSDQAKTLRLQ, encoded by the coding sequence ATGAAGCGTCGCTTTTTGCTCGGAGTGGTCGCCCTCCCGCTGATCTTTATTGGGGGCTCGCTGGTTTTCTTCACCATCAAGAATGGCAAGACCCCTTTTGAGACCGCCCGCGCCGCCCAGTTTGCCGCCGCAGGAATGCTCTCCGAGAGCGAGGTCGCGGCGCGGCTGGCGAAAGACCCCGGCGATCCCATCGCCCACTACAACCTCGCCGAGAAAGCCAGCCAGCGCAAGGACTTTACTAAGGCAATTGAGGAGCGCAAGCTCGCCCTGCTCCGCGAGCCCGAGAACCCTCAGCTTCTCCTCGACACCGCATTGGATCTACGGTTTGCTCAGCGCAACGACGAAGCCCGGGTCTATGCGGAGCGCGTGATCGCCACCAAAGACCCCAACCTCACCCCCAATGCGCAGAAGCTCTTGGAGAAACTCAACACGCTCCGCAAGGACTCAGACCAAGCCAAAACGCTCCGGCTCCAATAG
- a CDS encoding type II toxin-antitoxin system VapC family toxin codes for MAALYLLDTNILVHYVRGGALQQQIEQSYQLYLTPEVPLISYVTEAELRSLAIQFGWGPAKRTQLSYLLGTFRRIPIEEPQILEAYAEIDAYSVAQGFELGKNDVWIAATAHVTGAVLLTTDKDFNHLDGKFLQRIWIDPSLPISTP; via the coding sequence ATGGCTGCGCTCTACCTGCTGGACACCAACATCCTTGTCCACTATGTCCGAGGGGGCGCACTCCAGCAGCAGATTGAGCAGTCCTACCAGCTCTACCTCACACCGGAAGTGCCGCTCATCAGCTACGTCACCGAGGCTGAGCTACGCTCCCTCGCGATCCAGTTTGGCTGGGGGCCGGCCAAGCGCACGCAGCTTTCTTATCTCCTGGGCACTTTCCGCCGCATCCCGATTGAGGAACCTCAGATACTGGAAGCCTACGCCGAGATAGATGCCTACAGCGTGGCACAAGGCTTCGAGCTGGGCAAGAACGATGTCTGGATCGCCGCCACCGCACACGTCACCGGGGCCGTCCTCCTCACCACCGATAAAGACTTCAACCACCTCGACGGCAAGTTTCTCCAGCGCATCTGGATTGATCCTTCTCTTCCCATAAGCACCCCATGA
- a CDS encoding Uma2 family endonuclease — MSYALKLPEPAAEPATLEEYLAREKDAEHKSEFFGDRIVAMAGASPAHNTLASNFLIETGRQLLETECQSYNSDQKVRVFDAGRIFYPDASVVCEDAHFDDDGSLRNPLVVVEVLSDSTEHKDRVEKWLHYQQLASLRAYILIAQDQILVEVFERPNPETDWTYRSFSRKDDHFPLHCLGITLSVAALYRRVPAPEPPDPRAG; from the coding sequence ATGTCCTACGCCCTCAAGCTCCCCGAGCCAGCCGCTGAGCCCGCGACCCTCGAAGAGTACCTCGCCCGTGAGAAAGACGCAGAGCACAAAAGTGAGTTCTTCGGAGATCGCATCGTCGCCATGGCGGGTGCCTCGCCCGCCCACAATACCCTCGCCAGTAACTTTCTTATTGAGACGGGCCGCCAGCTTCTAGAAACCGAGTGCCAGTCTTATAACTCAGATCAGAAAGTCCGAGTGTTTGACGCAGGCCGCATTTTCTACCCCGACGCCAGCGTGGTATGCGAGGACGCGCACTTCGACGACGATGGGAGCCTCCGCAACCCCTTGGTGGTTGTCGAGGTACTCTCAGACTCTACAGAACATAAAGATCGCGTCGAAAAATGGCTTCACTACCAGCAGCTTGCCTCCCTCCGCGCCTATATTCTCATCGCACAAGATCAGATACTCGTCGAGGTCTTTGAGCGCCCCAACCCCGAGACCGACTGGACCTACCGCAGCTTCTCCCGCAAAGACGACCACTTCCCGCTCCACTGCCTCGGCATCACCCTCTCCGTCGCCGCCCTCTACCGCCGCGTCCCCGCCCCCGAGCCCCCTGACCCGCGTGCGGGGTAA
- the aat gene encoding leucyl/phenylalanyl-tRNA--protein transferase: MLFRRRFGFSPPEKATAEGIVGIGGPLDVPTLQCAYRQGIFPWPHTGLPLLWFNPDPRAVLDFDDLHIPERLARRRKKLPLHFTVDTAFATIIASCRTAPRPGQEGTWITPKMVAAFLALHEVGDAHSVEAWDTEGNLVAGLYGVTAGGVFSGESMFHTVSDASKLCVLFLVEYLKERGATWIDIQTMTPHFEMLGAKEISRDDYLARLAAAQAAPLVLFDKEPKPPIER; encoded by the coding sequence GTGCTCTTTCGCCGTCGTTTCGGGTTTAGCCCACCAGAGAAAGCCACTGCCGAGGGAATTGTCGGCATTGGTGGACCGCTCGATGTGCCGACCCTCCAGTGCGCCTACCGCCAAGGAATCTTTCCGTGGCCGCACACGGGCCTGCCCCTGCTCTGGTTCAACCCCGACCCCCGCGCGGTCCTGGACTTCGACGACCTCCACATCCCTGAGCGCCTCGCCCGCCGCCGCAAGAAGCTCCCCCTGCACTTCACGGTAGACACGGCCTTCGCGACGATCATCGCCTCCTGCCGCACCGCGCCCCGCCCCGGCCAGGAGGGAACCTGGATCACCCCCAAGATGGTCGCCGCGTTCCTGGCCCTACACGAGGTCGGCGATGCCCACAGTGTCGAGGCCTGGGACACCGAAGGAAACTTGGTGGCGGGTCTCTACGGCGTGACCGCGGGCGGTGTCTTCTCGGGCGAGAGCATGTTCCACACGGTCAGCGATGCCTCCAAGCTCTGTGTCTTGTTTCTGGTGGAGTACCTCAAGGAGCGCGGCGCCACCTGGATCGATATCCAGACCATGACCCCTCACTTTGAGATGCTCGGTGCTAAGGAGATCTCCCGCGATGACTACCTAGCACGCCTCGCCGCCGCCCAAGCCGCGCCGCTGGTGCTCTTTGATAAGGAACCAAAGCCCCCCATCGAGCGTTAG
- a CDS encoding ABC transporter ATP-binding protein, whose protein sequence is MSLIEARELTRLYTRGTETVRALDSVTFTIHPGEFVAVVGPSGSGKSTLLQLLGGMDLPSSGSLTIAGKELSRLSDTERTTLRRDTLGFVFQDFGLLPVLTVAENIALPAGLGKVSQAPSVDSLLERVGLSHRKNHRPHQLSGGEMQRVAIARALVRRPKILLADEPTGNLDSASGARILELLQELNQQEGITLVVVTHNDTLAAAAGRALALKDGKLV, encoded by the coding sequence ATGAGCCTGATCGAGGCACGGGAGCTCACCCGCCTCTACACCCGTGGCACGGAGACCGTCCGCGCCCTCGATAGCGTCACCTTCACGATCCACCCCGGCGAGTTTGTGGCGGTGGTCGGCCCAAGCGGCTCGGGCAAGTCCACGCTTCTCCAGCTCCTCGGGGGCATGGACCTGCCGTCGTCGGGGAGCCTGACCATCGCGGGCAAGGAGCTCTCCCGCCTCTCCGACACCGAGCGCACGACACTCCGCCGGGACACGCTCGGGTTTGTCTTCCAGGACTTTGGGCTCCTGCCCGTGCTGACCGTCGCGGAGAACATCGCGCTCCCGGCGGGCCTCGGCAAGGTCTCCCAGGCACCGTCGGTAGACTCCTTGCTAGAGCGGGTCGGGCTGAGCCACCGCAAGAACCACCGCCCCCACCAGCTCTCGGGTGGGGAGATGCAGCGGGTGGCGATTGCCCGAGCGCTGGTCCGTCGCCCAAAGATTCTCCTGGCCGACGAGCCCACGGGCAACCTCGACTCCGCGAGCGGCGCACGGATCCTCGAGCTGCTGCAAGAGCTCAACCAGCAAGAGGGAATCACCCTGGTCGTGGTCACCCACAACGACACCCTCGCCGCCGCTGCGGGCCGCGCGCTGGCGCTGAAAGATGGCAAGCTGGTCTAG